One window of Sardina pilchardus chromosome 2, fSarPil1.1, whole genome shotgun sequence genomic DNA carries:
- the riok1 gene encoding serine/threonine-protein kinase RIO1: MATDLIVPGQFDDADGPESDLEVGQRLEDTSKAVVDVSVASQDAPVADAFEEEDYEDEDEEDEDEWDLDDGKDFTKRYTALRTGHNHQANRQNPSSKSMKMSTPSDKVLRKFEHKINLDKLNYADSVINKVKVMERQRDADTFRVKDKADRATVEQVLDPRTRMILFKMLSRGVITEINGCISTGKEANVYHANTANGENRAIKIYKTSILLFKDRDKYVSGEFRFRHGYCKGNPRKMVRTWAEKEMRNLIRLQAAGIPSPEPVMLRSHVLVMGFIGKDDMPAPLLKNAALSESKARELYLQVIQNMRRMYQEARLVHADLSEFNMLYHNGDAYIIDVSQSVEHDHPHALEFLRKDCTNVNDFFQKHDVAVMTVRELFEFVTDPSINSENINQYLEKAMEISSERTAEERSNQDKVDDEVFKNAYIPRTLTEVSHYERDVDSMMRAKEEESVHSSQNDNVLYQTVTGLRKDLSGVQTVPALLEGCSEEGNSSSSEEEEGSDCSDEEDAPTQDDQSQVSAVDKKERKRLAKEAQREKRRNKVPKHVKKRKEKVAKMKKGR; the protein is encoded by the exons ATGGCTACCGATCTGATCGTACCCGGGCAGTTTGATGACGCAGATGGACCGGAAAG TGACTTAGAAGTGGGCCAGCGACTTGAAGATACTTCCAAGGCTGTGGTCGACGTCAGTGTTGCAAGCCAAGACGCTCCTGTAGCTGATGCATTCGAGGAAGAGGATTATGAAGATGAGGACGAAGAGGACGAGGATGAGTGGGACCTGGATGACGGGAAAGATTTCACAAAACGCTACACCGCCTTGAGGACGGGACACAATCACCAG GCTAACCGGCAGAATCCAAGCAGCAAATCGATGAAGATGTCCACTCCCTCAGACAAAGTTCTGAGAAAATTTGAACATAAGATTAACCTAG ATAAGTTGAACTACGCCGACTCTGTTATTAACAAAGTGAAggtgatggagagacagagagatgcggACAC GTTTCGGGTCAAGGACAAAGCAGACCGTGCCACTGTGGAACAG GTGTTGGATCCAAGAACACGCATGATTCTTTTCAAGATGCTGAGTAGGGGTGTGATTACGGAGATCAACGGTTGTATTAGCACAGGAAAAGAG GCAAACGTTTACCACGCAAACACTGCTAATGGAGAAAATCGGGCCATCAAAATCTACAAGACGTCCATTTTACTCTTCAAAGACAGAGACAAATATGTCAGTGGAGAGTTCCG ATTCAGGCACGGCTATTGTAAAGGTAACCCGAGGAAGATGGTGCGCACATGGGCAGAAAAAGAGATGAGGAATCTCATTAG GCTTCAAGCAGCAGGGATCCCCAGTCCTGAGCCCGTCATGCTACGCAGCCACGTCCTCGTCATGGGCTTCATCGGCAAAGATGACAT GCCAGCTCCACTGCTGAAGAACGCTGCGTTGTCGGAGTCCAAGGCGAGGGAGCTGTACCTGCAGGTGATCCAGAACATGCGGAGGATGTATCAAGAGGCCCGGCTTGTCCACGCCGATCTCAGCGAGTTTAACATGTT GTATCACAATGGAGATGCTTACATTATAGATGTATCACAGTCTGTGGAACATGACCACCCTCATGCCTTGGAGTTTTTACGGAAAGACTGCACTAATGTTAATG ACTTCTTTCAGAAGCATGACGTGGCAGTGATGACCGTTCGTGAGCTGTTTGAGTTTGTCACAGACCCCTCCATTAACAGTGAGAACATCAATCAGTACCTGGAAAAG GCTATGGAGATATCGTCTGAAAGGACTGCAGAGGAGAGGTCCAATCAGGACAAAGTGGACGATGAG GTGTTCAAGAACGCCTACATTCCACGCACTCTTACAGAAGTCAGCCATTACGAGCGCGACGTAGACTCCATGATGAGGGCTAAGGAAGAAGAATCTGTTCACAGCTCGCAAAACGACAAT GTCCTGTATCAGACCGTCACAGGCCTGAGGAAAGACCTGTCTGGAGTTCAGACG GTGCCTGCTTTGCTGGAGGGCTGTTCAGAAGAGGGAAACTCTAGTTCATCCGAAGAAGAGGAGGGTTCAGACTGCTCAGATGAAGAGGATGCGCCCACACAAGATGACCAGAGTCAAGTATCAGCAGTGGACAAAAAG gagagaaagagattggcTAAAGAAGCCCAAAGGGAGAAACGAAGGAATAAAGTTCCAAAACATGTGAAGAAGCGTAAAGAGAAAGTGGCCAAGATGAAGAAAGGCAGATGA
- the nebl gene encoding nebulette, translating to MNPSCARCGKVVYATEKINCLDKYWHRGCFHCEVCRMPLNMNNYKGYEKKPYCNSHYPKQTFTIVADTPENLRLRQQSELQSQVKYRKDFEESKGRGFSIVLDTPELQRLRRTQEQISNAKYHKDFELSGVQGLSQGTCGHYLVRAQVRPSKQEVGNTSHKGVHQYIMEMDRKPGIIVAPVLPGAYYPGGHTQGHSYMHQTSMRSLRSVQHRPHPTMTVYRALYDYTARDTDEVSFRDGDIIQHTQPIDDGWMYGTVRRTGRSGMLPANYVEGIR from the exons ATGAACCCATCCTGCGCACGGTGTGGCAAAGTTGTCTACGCGACTGAAAAAATAAATTGCCTAGATAAG TACTGGCACAGAGGATGTTTCCACTGCGAAGTGTGCAGAATGCCTCTCAACATGAATAACTATAAAGGCTATGAGAAGAAGCCCTACTGCAATTC acACTACCcaaaacaaacattcaccatcGTGGCAGACACCCCAGAAAACCTGCGGCTGAGACAACAGAGTGAACTGCAGAGCCAG gtCAAATACAGGAAGGACTTTGAGGAGAGCAAGGGACGAGGGTTTAGTATTGTCCTGGACACACCTGAGCTTCAAAGACTGAGGAGGACCCAGGAACAGATCAGCAAT GCCAAATACCATAAGGACTTTGAGCTGTCAGGTGTTCAAGGTCTCTCACAGGGGACGTGTGGACATTACTTGGTTCGAGCACAAGTGAGGCCAAGTAAGCAAGAAGTTggaaacacatcacacaaggGTGTGCATCAGTACATTATGGAGATGGACCGAAAGCCAGGAATTATTGTGG CTCCAGTTCTCCCAGGAGCTTACTACCCAGGTGGACATACTCAGGGCCACAGCTATATGCACCAGACCAGCATGCGTTCCCTTCGATCAGTACAACACAGACCACATCCCACCATG ACTGTGTACAGAGCTCTGTATGACTACACTGCACGGGACACTGATGAGGTCTCCTTCAGGGATGGTGACATcatccagcacacacagcccatagATGACGGTTGGATGTACGGTACAGTGAGGAGAACCGGGCGTTCTGGCATGTTACCTGCTAACTACGTAGAAGGCATCCGCTAA